The Lutibacter sp. Hel_I_33_5 genome has a window encoding:
- a CDS encoding cold-shock protein, protein MSKGTVKFFNESKGFGFITEEGVEKDHFVHISGLIDEVREGDSVEFDLQEGKKGLNAVNVKVI, encoded by the coding sequence ATGAGTAAAGGAACCGTAAAATTTTTCAATGAATCTAAAGGATTTGGATTTATCACTGAAGAAGGAGTTGAAAAAGATCATTTTGTACACATTTCTGGGTTAATTGACGAAGTTCGTGAAGGCGATTCTGTTGAGTTTGACTTACAGGAAGGTAAAAAAGGATTAAACGCTGTAAACGTAAAAGTTATTTAA
- a CDS encoding LytTR family DNA-binding domain-containing protein: protein MTKIKAILIDDEQSARNVLNNLLERTSSIEVVAICCDLEEGVEKIKELKPQVVFLDVQMPNYAGYEIVKFFKKINFEIIFVTAYDQYAIKAFELNAIDYLVKPIDRQKLTDAISKLEEKLGKQNKLVDYQNLLATIKDKNYKKIVLPEIGNRRIVDLDNIIAVEADGAYSKIHLKDTKVITTSKNLKYFENVLPKDSSFFRTHRAWIINISYIKFLNKTDLSITLADGILKARISRARVDDFEEVFLQ from the coding sequence ATGACCAAAATAAAAGCGATACTTATTGATGATGAACAAAGTGCAAGAAATGTTCTAAACAATTTATTAGAAAGAACATCTTCTATAGAGGTAGTGGCTATTTGTTGTGATTTAGAAGAAGGAGTAGAAAAGATTAAAGAACTAAAACCACAAGTTGTTTTTTTAGATGTACAAATGCCTAATTATGCTGGCTATGAGATTGTAAAGTTCTTTAAAAAGATAAACTTCGAAATTATATTTGTAACGGCTTATGATCAATATGCTATAAAAGCATTTGAATTAAATGCCATCGACTACCTTGTAAAACCAATAGATAGACAAAAATTAACAGACGCAATTTCTAAATTAGAAGAAAAATTAGGGAAACAAAATAAACTGGTTGATTATCAGAACTTATTAGCAACAATAAAAGATAAAAACTACAAGAAAATTGTACTTCCAGAAATAGGAAATAGAAGAATTGTTGATTTAGACAATATCATTGCAGTAGAAGCTGATGGTGCTTACAGTAAAATTCATTTAAAAGATACAAAGGTTATTACTACAAGTAAGAACTTAAAATATTTTGAAAATGTTTTACCAAAAGATTCTTCATTCTTCCGTACTCATAGAGCTTGGATTATTAATATTTCATATATCAAATTTCTAAATAAAACAGACTTAAGCATTACATTAGCTGACGGAATACTAAAAGCAAGAATTTCTAGAGCAAGAGTTGATGATTTTGAAGAAGTATTTTTGCAATAA
- a CDS encoding EamA family transporter — translation MWMYLGLLAALFLGLHNLCKKHAVQGNEVFPVLLGTVFSGFLFVAVFYLLAVLYPDYALEKGYNFQSISWQTHGFIFIKSMIMAGSWVLAYQALRHLPITIVTPIRSAGPFFTFIGAMVIYKESPNLFQWIGFFLIIFSVILYSRIGKKEGIIFKKNKWIFAIIGATFLGASSGLYDKFLIQSIHLNPQTLQFWFCFYTILILLLILTITWFPYPEKRKSFKFRWSIIAVGVLLQAADYFYFKALQDPDALIMLLSAIKRSQIIIAVVVGGLIFKEKNKRKKLVPLIGIMLGVFLILYS, via the coding sequence ATGTGGATGTATTTAGGTTTATTGGCTGCTCTTTTCTTAGGATTACACAACTTATGTAAAAAACATGCAGTTCAAGGAAATGAGGTTTTCCCTGTGCTTCTAGGCACGGTTTTTAGTGGTTTTTTATTTGTTGCTGTTTTTTATTTATTGGCTGTTTTATATCCAGATTATGCTCTAGAAAAAGGCTATAATTTTCAATCTATTTCTTGGCAAACTCATGGTTTTATTTTTATAAAATCGATGATTATGGCTGGTTCTTGGGTTTTAGCCTATCAAGCTTTAAGACATTTACCAATAACTATTGTAACTCCTATACGTTCTGCAGGTCCTTTCTTTACTTTTATTGGCGCAATGGTTATTTATAAAGAAAGTCCAAATTTATTTCAATGGATTGGTTTTTTTCTAATTATATTTTCTGTGATATTATATTCTAGAATTGGTAAAAAAGAAGGCATTATTTTTAAAAAGAATAAATGGATATTTGCCATTATTGGTGCTACCTTTTTAGGTGCTTCTAGTGGTTTGTATGACAAGTTTTTGATTCAGAGTATCCATTTAAACCCACAAACCTTACAGTTTTGGTTTTGCTTTTACACGATTCTAATATTGTTACTTATTTTAACGATCACTTGGTTTCCTTATCCAGAGAAGCGTAAATCATTTAAATTCCGTTGGTCTATAATTGCTGTTGGTGTTTTATTACAAGCTGCTGATTATTTTTACTTTAAAGCTTTACAAGATCCTGACGCATTAATTATGCTACTTTCAGCAATAAAAAGAAGTCAAATTATTATTGCTGTAGTTGTTGGAGGACTTATATTTAAAGAAAAGAATAAGCGAAAGAAACTAGTACCATTAATTGGTATTATGTTAGGTGTCTTTTTGATTTTGTATTCTTAG
- a CDS encoding histidine kinase yields the protein MFSFLMNGQEPVFIHLSEKNGLPDKEFYNLIEDDKGFIWLAADNGLYRYDGKSYKSFSNKKQRSRSVFGVKQDDLGRIWCNNISGQFFFTKNNELHLFTDLSKLLKGELSEFMVVKKFLWVFSARNIYKINIETKLIENIHTNNKNFGNPLKLDKTIYFGNVDSIISLTNKNYFKAIAANNLPTKDHKGKTITQGPSKIFKIVSSLFLYQNRLGINKFYKINSLDKNIIPVKGSKPIAKERIHTEFENENDIWFGTNSGVWIFEFKENRFRFKKRFLKDKSVTKIIKDKDDNYWFTTLNDGIYVAPNIAIEVATVSEKNKNISSLDIINKNTLVFGSKAGDIGFYNIQKDKEHFIDIPTKDRVSVLKNHPEKSTVYISKDIQSFTYNYKTFQLKEIKQVSKISTAKSLLILNKKDVFFTSYNTVKILKNGSFKNEIVISNNKRTYASLKDESKKEVYVAFVDNLVKYNHTWESKIIKYNNKPIYGRSLTKTKDGVIWVSSINNGIYGIKNDSVIHHYNTSNGLTSNNTGIIKGDQNNLWISSENSFQLLDVVSKKIKTLTKREGILSYDITGIEILNNKVFLSSNEGLFSLNKENLFKEQYPEIYFNELEINEKDTVVGSNYRLNYNQNAIKIGFNVNGFLYNQKSNYKYRLKGLSDTWLFTDKNINSVKYNSLPAGKYTFQVQPNLENSSPKNIKELTFSIQRPYWKTWWFILGVSLLFFGSMNYYFRRKIKGKEKERIAQLEKVSLEKELITTNLTALRSQMNPHFIFNALNSIQDLVLKHDTDATYDSIVLFSVLIRNALSYSNQDFISIQEELNFLKVYLKLENLRFGEDFIYTISYNSEENLEIPSLLIQPFIENALVHGLLHKSGKKELDIEFVFSNNSLQCIITDNGVGREKAKEITSRQGHHHESFALGAIEKRLDIFRKQYAQEIGYTIEDLYEGEVAKGTKVIVNLPFI from the coding sequence ATGTTTTCATTTTTAATGAATGGACAAGAACCTGTATTTATTCATCTTTCAGAAAAAAATGGTTTACCAGATAAAGAGTTTTACAATTTAATAGAAGATGACAAAGGTTTTATTTGGTTAGCTGCAGATAATGGACTTTACCGATACGATGGTAAATCGTATAAAAGCTTTAGTAATAAAAAACAACGAAGTAGATCTGTTTTTGGAGTTAAACAAGACGATTTAGGACGAATTTGGTGTAATAACATCTCTGGGCAATTTTTCTTCACAAAAAATAATGAACTCCATTTATTTACAGATTTAAGTAAACTTCTAAAAGGAGAACTTTCTGAGTTTATGGTTGTAAAGAAATTTCTTTGGGTGTTTTCTGCTAGAAATATTTATAAAATAAATATTGAAACTAAACTGATAGAAAATATTCATACGAACAATAAAAATTTCGGAAACCCTTTAAAACTAGATAAAACTATATATTTTGGTAATGTAGATTCTATCATTAGCCTCACAAATAAAAATTACTTTAAAGCAATTGCTGCAAATAATTTACCAACTAAAGATCATAAAGGGAAAACAATAACTCAAGGGCCATCAAAAATATTTAAAATAGTATCTTCTCTTTTCCTTTATCAAAATAGACTAGGTATCAATAAGTTCTATAAAATTAATTCTTTAGATAAAAATATTATTCCAGTAAAAGGCTCAAAACCTATAGCTAAAGAAAGAATTCATACAGAATTTGAAAACGAAAATGATATTTGGTTTGGGACAAATTCTGGCGTTTGGATTTTTGAATTTAAAGAGAATAGATTTAGATTTAAAAAAAGGTTTTTAAAAGATAAAAGTGTTACAAAGATTATAAAAGATAAAGATGATAATTATTGGTTTACAACACTAAATGATGGTATTTATGTTGCACCCAATATAGCTATAGAAGTTGCTACCGTTTCAGAAAAAAACAAAAATATAAGTAGTTTAGATATTATAAATAAGAACACGCTGGTATTTGGAAGTAAAGCGGGTGATATTGGATTTTATAATATTCAAAAAGATAAAGAACATTTTATAGATATACCTACTAAAGATAGAGTTTCTGTACTTAAAAATCATCCAGAAAAAAGTACAGTTTATATTAGTAAAGACATACAATCATTCACTTATAATTATAAAACGTTTCAATTAAAAGAAATAAAACAAGTTAGTAAAATTAGCACTGCTAAAAGCTTATTAATTTTAAATAAAAAGGATGTTTTTTTTACAAGTTACAATACGGTTAAAATATTAAAAAACGGAAGTTTTAAAAACGAAATCGTCATTTCTAATAATAAGAGAACATATGCTTCTTTAAAAGATGAAAGCAAAAAAGAAGTATACGTTGCCTTTGTAGATAATTTAGTTAAGTATAATCATACATGGGAATCAAAAATTATTAAATATAATAATAAGCCAATTTATGGTAGATCATTAACTAAAACCAAAGACGGTGTTATATGGGTATCTTCAATTAATAATGGTATTTATGGTATTAAAAATGATTCTGTTATACATCATTATAATACGAGTAACGGACTAACTTCAAATAATACAGGTATTATAAAAGGAGATCAAAATAATCTCTGGATTTCTTCAGAAAATAGTTTTCAATTACTTGATGTTGTTTCAAAAAAAATTAAAACACTAACAAAACGTGAAGGTATTTTATCTTATGATATCACAGGAATTGAAATCCTTAATAACAAAGTGTTTTTATCTTCAAATGAAGGTTTATTCTCATTAAATAAAGAAAATCTATTTAAAGAACAGTATCCTGAAATATATTTTAATGAGTTAGAAATTAATGAAAAAGATACAGTTGTTGGTTCTAATTATAGGTTGAATTATAATCAAAACGCAATAAAAATTGGTTTTAATGTTAATGGTTTTTTATACAACCAAAAAAGTAATTATAAGTATAGATTAAAGGGATTAAGTGATACTTGGTTATTTACAGATAAGAACATTAACTCGGTTAAATATAATAGTTTACCTGCGGGGAAATACACTTTTCAGGTACAACCAAACTTAGAAAATTCTTCACCTAAAAATATAAAAGAACTTACCTTTTCAATACAAAGACCATATTGGAAAACTTGGTGGTTTATTTTAGGAGTTTCATTATTGTTTTTTGGAAGTATGAATTATTATTTTAGAAGAAAAATAAAAGGAAAAGAAAAAGAAAGAATAGCTCAGCTAGAAAAAGTATCGCTTGAAAAAGAATTGATTACCACAAATTTAACGGCTTTGCGTTCTCAAATGAACCCTCATTTTATATTTAATGCCTTAAATTCTATACAAGATTTAGTTTTAAAACATGATACAGATGCAACGTATGATTCTATTGTTTTATTTTCGGTTTTGATACGTAATGCATTAAGCTATTCTAATCAAGATTTTATTTCTATACAAGAAGAACTAAATTTTTTAAAAGTGTATTTAAAGTTAGAAAACTTACGTTTTGGTGAAGATTTTATATATACGATTTCTTATAACTCAGAAGAAAATTTAGAAATACCATCATTATTAATTCAACCTTTTATTGAAAATGCTTTAGTTCATGGTTTATTACATAAATCAGGAAAAAAAGAACTTGATATTGAATTTGTTTTTTCGAATAACAGCTTACAATGTATCATTACAGATAATGGTGTTGGTAGAGAGAAAGCAAAAGAAATAACAAGTCGTCAAGGTCATCATCATGAATCTTTTGCTTTAGGAGCTATAGAAAAACGTTTAGATATCTTCAGAAAACAATACGCTCAAGAAATTGGTTATACAATAGAAGATTTATATGAAGGTGAAGTAGCAAAAGGAACAAAAGTTATTGTAAACTTACCATTTATTTAA
- a CDS encoding InlB B-repeat-containing protein, whose translation MKSKLFFLLLFVASITYAQIPTNGLYANYDFTNGVFTDAANAVTFTQTGTALANIDDRFTVANNAISLNGDHLTRTDVAYPSNNLGANYGNEGTVSFWIKTTTNDTNKRIIIDDSNNNSSLTSTTWTGYYVFLQDGKIGVSTRVLHSGNTSYRGSTNSTTPIISDGNWHHVVMTIGNTYSVSSSGLTIFIRTRTRVFIDGLDQGEVGIDESGSSSVSFRLLGSHDTNGNFTVGNNRTNNLSDSNRFHGAIDDLNIYTKRVTQAEVTQLATINNFCFPPLTSIISTANITETTADVSWSESGTFDLAYVAKGQPFANATIVSNINYTANDVQNLTGLQPGTIYNVYLRRPCANSTMSSWSSPLEVRTNGITYVNKNATGTNDGTSWTNAYTDLQGALSTLQEGGEIWVAKGTYTPHASSRTVPFAINKKNVELYGGFNGTETTLNQRDLRTNETILSGDLSGDDIGGSRSENAYHVIDVNQNDIVIDGFIIQDGVANSTANNSTGAGIFKRVTVNSLTVKNSTFKNNYAGHAAGINAEYTSSGGTLDIENCIFDNNIARHSTSFAAWARSGGVFTFKVTNSLFSNNEAKNLSGAVGFAASAGWFRSLHGSANVTTSLVNNTYVNNNDIGTHSYMNNLNRATVGASTTSGTLNLEAANCIFWNNTITGGVIANAISGMHTTLGQNVTAVNSIDQGSFSKLTAANLTNTSNADPLLKDAANNEFILLSGSPAINTGDNSKLPATFTKDLLGKDRIVTSTIDVGAYEFDPYALFTYKVNVQVTGNGTVNHPVSQNHDYGTVLNLVATPAAGYKFNGWTGDIVGNTNTLGVLVNNTINITANFVKSKIYVNKNATGNNDGTTWPDAYTSLTTALSNTVNNSEIWVAAGTYTPNASDISVSFNITKSGMKIYGGFAGTETKLSDRVLGANETILSGDLGNDDNNVVGYLANYNETSRRNVNSTHIVKITTTGNDLLLDGLTISDAHNSLSTTEQGGAIVKNKAIAKLTLKNCIIKNNVSRNASAGLIAEFELNNATGTRGVLTIENCEFTNNFSRWGTGIYSIIRSNTNVDINISNTLFNSNTAANLTASALGFSGSAGWFRMLGSTSDVDLNFTNNTLVNNTDTGTEQSLNASTHAVFAISRHPGFFGTFNAVVSNSIFWNNKTTGNVATKSITDLYGIPVTSVNVYNSIDENNFNDSLITSTTATSDTDPSFTDLLNGDFSLTTSSPAKDSGDNTYVTTSTDLLGNQRIFNTTVDMGVYEFGSNPATIVVTRTLNTSVVGNGTVTTNPNPTNGTYTDGAVVAITATPDAGYQFDGWSGDATGSTNPLSVTMDADKAYKANFSLIKHTLTINATNGTVTPNSYPTNGTYLNGTVVTLTATPNTGYQFDGWSGDVTGTTNPQNITIDTDKTVTAIFSLIPVTQRTLIINATNGNITVSPNPNTTTNNSGTYDDGTVVTLTPDPDSNYEFSHWTGDFAGTGNTNTTNPLSITMDADKSVTAMFSKIQRTLTINATNGTVTTNPNPTNGTYDDGTVVGITATPNAGYQFDSWSGDATGTTNPLNITMDSDKSVTAMFSKIQRTLTITATNGTVTTNPNPTNGTYDDGTVVGITATPNTGYQFDGWSGDATGTTNPLNITMDSDKSVTAMFSKIQRTLTITATNGTVTTNPNPTNGTYDDGTVVGITATPNAGYQFDGWSGDATGTTNPLNITMDADKSVTAMFSKIQRTLTITATNGTITTNPNPTNGTYDDGTVVGITATPNAGYQFDGWSGDATGTTNSLNITMDADKSVTAMFSKIQRTLTITATNGTVTTNPNPTNGTYDDGTVVGLTATPNTGYQFVGWSGDATGTINPLSITMDASKNITAIFSSTASINDHNNFDFKMFPNPTNGKLTVELKGQIKAIDLFNLQGQIVKKFTTKNINIHSISNGIYLMKITTEKGEVAIKKVIKN comes from the coding sequence ATGAAATCAAAATTATTTTTCTTATTACTTTTTGTAGCTAGCATAACCTACGCACAAATACCCACTAATGGTTTATATGCTAATTACGACTTCACCAATGGAGTTTTTACAGACGCAGCCAATGCAGTAACATTTACACAAACAGGAACAGCATTAGCAAATATAGATGACCGCTTTACAGTAGCAAATAATGCAATTAGTTTAAATGGAGATCATTTAACAAGAACAGATGTAGCGTATCCTAGTAATAATTTAGGTGCTAACTACGGAAATGAAGGTACAGTTAGTTTTTGGATCAAAACAACTACAAATGATACTAATAAAAGAATTATTATTGACGATTCTAATAATAACTCAAGTTTAACTAGTACTACTTGGACAGGGTATTATGTTTTTTTACAAGATGGTAAAATAGGAGTAAGTACAAGAGTATTGCATAGTGGAAATACTTCATACAGAGGTTCAACTAATAGTACGACTCCTATTATTAGTGATGGTAACTGGCATCATGTTGTAATGACAATTGGTAATACTTATAGTGTTAGTTCTTCAGGATTAACCATTTTTATTAGAACTAGAACAAGGGTGTTCATTGATGGTTTAGATCAAGGCGAAGTAGGAATAGATGAAAGTGGTTCATCTTCAGTTAGTTTTAGATTACTTGGATCTCATGACACGAACGGAAACTTTACAGTCGGAAACAACAGAACTAATAATTTGAGCGACTCAAATAGGTTTCATGGTGCTATAGATGATTTAAATATTTATACTAAAAGAGTAACACAAGCAGAAGTTACACAATTAGCTACTATAAATAATTTTTGTTTTCCACCGTTAACATCTATTATTTCAACAGCTAATATTACTGAAACCACAGCAGATGTTTCTTGGTCAGAATCGGGTACTTTCGATTTAGCATACGTTGCTAAAGGACAACCTTTTGCAAATGCTACAATAGTATCAAACATAAATTATACAGCCAATGATGTTCAAAATTTAACTGGTCTACAACCAGGTACTATTTACAATGTATATTTAAGAAGACCTTGTGCAAATTCAACGATGTCTAGTTGGTCCTCTCCATTAGAGGTTAGAACCAACGGGATTACATACGTTAATAAAAATGCAACAGGAACAAATGACGGAACTTCTTGGACAAATGCATATACAGACTTACAGGGTGCATTAAGTACATTGCAAGAGGGTGGTGAAATTTGGGTTGCAAAAGGTACTTATACACCTCATGCTTCAAGCAGAACTGTTCCTTTTGCAATCAACAAAAAAAATGTTGAATTATATGGAGGGTTTAACGGTACAGAAACTACTTTAAATCAAAGAGATTTAAGAACTAATGAAACCATCTTATCTGGTGATTTGTCAGGAGATGACATTGGAGGAAGTAGAAGTGAAAACGCGTATCATGTTATTGATGTAAATCAAAATGATATTGTTATAGATGGTTTTATTATTCAAGATGGAGTTGCAAATAGTACAGCTAATAATTCAACAGGAGCAGGTATTTTTAAACGAGTAACTGTAAATTCATTGACAGTAAAAAACTCTACGTTTAAAAACAATTATGCTGGTCATGCAGCAGGTATAAATGCAGAATATACCTCTTCTGGAGGTACTCTTGATATCGAGAACTGTATTTTTGATAATAACATTGCACGCCACAGTACTTCTTTTGCTGCTTGGGCAAGATCTGGTGGTGTGTTTACATTTAAAGTAACCAATTCTTTATTTAGTAATAATGAAGCTAAAAATTTAAGTGGCGCTGTAGGATTTGCTGCTAGTGCTGGTTGGTTTAGATCTCTACATGGATCTGCTAATGTAACTACTAGTTTAGTAAATAACACCTATGTTAATAATAATGATATCGGTACACATAGTTATATGAACAACTTAAATAGAGCTACTGTCGGAGCTTCTACTACTAGTGGAACTTTAAATTTAGAGGCTGCCAATTGTATTTTTTGGAATAATACCATTACAGGGGGAGTAATAGCTAATGCTATATCAGGAATGCACACTACTTTAGGGCAAAATGTAACAGCAGTAAATTCTATAGATCAGGGTAGTTTTTCTAAATTAACAGCTGCTAATTTAACAAATACTAGTAATGCAGATCCATTACTTAAAGATGCAGCTAATAATGAATTTATATTACTATCAGGTTCACCTGCAATTAATACAGGAGATAATTCAAAATTACCAGCAACTTTTACAAAAGATTTATTAGGTAAAGATAGAATTGTTACAAGTACTATAGATGTGGGAGCATATGAGTTTGACCCGTATGCATTATTTACATATAAAGTAAATGTACAAGTAACCGGAAACGGAACTGTAAATCATCCTGTCTCACAAAACCATGATTATGGTACTGTATTAAATTTAGTAGCAACACCAGCTGCAGGATATAAATTTAATGGTTGGACAGGAGATATCGTTGGTAATACAAATACTTTAGGCGTATTAGTAAATAACACCATCAATATAACGGCTAATTTTGTGAAATCAAAAATATATGTTAACAAGAATGCTACAGGAAATAACGATGGTACAACTTGGCCAGATGCCTATACAAGTTTAACTACCGCTTTATCAAATACTGTTAATAATTCTGAAATCTGGGTAGCTGCTGGTACTTATACACCAAATGCGTCAGATATAAGTGTTTCTTTTAATATAACAAAGAGTGGTATGAAAATTTATGGAGGTTTTGCAGGAACAGAAACAAAACTTTCAGATAGAGTTCTTGGAGCTAATGAAACTATATTATCAGGTGATTTAGGAAATGATGATAATAACGTTGTGGGTTATCTTGCTAATTATAATGAGACATCACGTAGAAATGTAAACAGTACTCATATTGTTAAGATTACAACAACAGGAAATGATTTATTACTAGATGGTTTAACTATAAGTGATGCTCATAATAGTTTAAGTACAACAGAACAGGGAGGTGCTATAGTAAAGAATAAGGCAATTGCAAAACTAACACTTAAAAATTGTATTATTAAGAACAATGTTTCTAGAAATGCAAGTGCTGGTTTAATTGCAGAGTTTGAGTTGAATAATGCTACAGGAACTAGAGGTGTATTAACTATAGAAAACTGTGAATTCACCAATAATTTCTCTCGTTGGGGTACTGGTATTTATAGTATTATAAGAAGTAATACCAATGTAGATATAAATATTTCAAACACACTATTTAACAGTAATACCGCAGCTAATTTAACTGCTTCAGCACTAGGATTTAGTGGAAGTGCAGGTTGGTTTAGAATGTTAGGAAGCACATCTGATGTTGATTTAAATTTCACAAATAACACATTGGTTAACAATACAGATACAGGTACAGAACAAAGTTTAAACGCTTCTACTCATGCAGTATTCGCAATTAGTAGACATCCTGGTTTCTTTGGTACATTTAATGCAGTAGTTTCAAATTCGATATTTTGGAACAATAAAACAACTGGTAACGTAGCAACTAAATCTATTACAGATCTTTACGGAATACCTGTTACTTCTGTTAATGTGTATAATTCTATAGATGAAAATAATTTTAACGATTCTTTAATTACATCAACAACTGCAACAAGTGATACAGATCCGTCTTTTACAGATTTATTAAATGGAGATTTTTCATTAACAACGAGTTCGCCAGCAAAAGATAGCGGAGATAATACGTATGTAACAACTAGTACAGATTTATTAGGAAATCAACGTATTTTTAATACTACAGTAGATATGGGAGTCTATGAATTCGGATCAAATCCTGCAACTATTGTCGTTACAAGAACTCTTAATACATCAGTAGTTGGTAATGGTACAGTAACAACAAATCCAAATCCAACGAATGGTACTTATACAGATGGTGCAGTAGTTGCTATAACTGCAACACCAGATGCAGGATATCAATTTGATGGTTGGTCTGGAGATGCAACAGGGTCAACAAACCCTTTAAGTGTTACTATGGATGCAGACAAAGCATACAAAGCTAACTTTAGTTTAATAAAACATACATTAACTATTAATGCTACAAACGGAACAGTAACTCCAAATTCATATCCAACAAACGGTACTTATTTAAACGGAACTGTGGTAACTTTAACAGCAACACCAAATACTGGATATCAGTTTGATGGATGGTCTGGTGATGTTACAGGAACAACAAATCCTCAAAATATCACAATAGATACGGATAAAACGGTTACTGCAATATTCAGTTTAATACCTGTTACACAACGTACATTAATAATTAATGCAACAAATGGTAATATTACGGTGAGCCCAAACCCTAATACAACAACAAATAATAGTGGTACTTATGATGATGGAACTGTAGTTACGTTAACACCAGATCCTGATTCTAATTATGAGTTTTCTCATTGGACGGGAGATTTTGCTGGTACTGGAAATACAAATACAACAAATCCATTAAGTATTACAATGGATGCAGATAAGTCTGTTACGGCAATGTTTAGTAAAATTCAACGTACCTTAACAATTAATGCTACAAACGGAACAGTAACTACAAACCCAAATCCTACAAACGGAACGTATGATGATGGAACTGTAGTAGGAATAACAGCAACTCCTAATGCAGGATACCAATTTGATAGTTGGTCTGGTGATGCAACAGGAACAACAAATCCTTTAAATATTACAATGGATTCAGATAAGTCTGTTACAGCAATGTTTAGTAAAATTCAACGAACATTAACTATTACTGCAACTAATGGTACTGTAACAACAAACCCAAATCCAACAAACGGAACGTATGATGATGGAACTGTAGTAGGAATAACAGCAACTCCTAATACAGGATACCAATTTGATGGTTGGTCTGGTGATGCAACAGGAACAACAAATCCTTTAAATATTACAATGGATTCAGATAAGTCTGTTACAGCAATGTTTAGTAAAATTCAACGAACATTAACTATTACTGCAACTAATGGTACTGTAACAACAAACCCAAATCCAACAAACGGAACGTATGATGATGGAACTGTAGTAGGAATAACAGCAACTCCTAATGCAGGATATCAATTTGATGGTTGGTCTGGTGATGCAACAGGAACAACAAATCCTTTAAATATTACAATGGATGCAGATAAGTCTGTTACAGCAATGTTTAGTAAAATTCAACGAACATTAACTATTACTGCAACTAATGGTACTATAACAACAAACCCAAATCCAACAAACGGAACGTATGATGATGGAACTGTAGTAGGAATAACAGCAACTCCTAATGCAGGATACCAATTTGATGGTTGGTCTGGTGATGCAACAGGAACAACAAATTCTTTAAATATTACAATGGATGCAGATAAGTCTGTTACAGCAATGTTTAGTAAAATTCAACGAACATTAACTATTACTGCAACTAATGGTACTGTAACAACAAACCCAAATCCAACAAATGGAACATATGATGATGGAACTGTAGTAGGATTAACAGCAACTCCAAATACAGGATATCAATTTGTTGGATGGTCTGGGGATGCAACTGGGACAATAAACCCTTTAAGTATTACTATGGATGCTAGTAAAAATATTACTGCAATCTTTAGCAGTACAGCTAGTATAAACGATCATAATAATTTTGACTTTAAGATGTTTCCAAATCCTACAAATGGAAAGTTAACTGTAGAATTAAAAGGGCAAATTAAGGCTATTGATTTGTTCAATTTACAAGGTCAAATTGTTAAAAAATTCACGACAAAAAACATTAATATTCATTCAATTTCGAATGGAATTTATTTAATGAAAATAACAACTGAAAAAGGGGAGGTAGCTATTAAAAAAGTTATTAAAAATTAA